The stretch of DNA TTCCCCATCCCTCCACGTACTCATGTCACCccttatttcttaatcagtggTAAGATGTTGAAAATGGAAGCGAGTCGATCGTTGTACTTTGCGACCTTACTTTTCGGTGTGGTACCACAATACCTTTCAACAAGTGGTTGTTCTCGTCCCGACCGACCAATGAGAGACGCCATTCGACTTCTCTGTACGAGATATACGGCCGTTCAGAAGCATTTCGTGGCAGTTCTCGCTACTCTACTACGAAATGCTGCACCAACATATCCTATCCAATATCTATAATTGAAACAAAATGAATTGAAACAATTAATAGCATTTTTTATCGGTAAATGCAGCTTAATTTAGCATTTTTAGTTTTCAATTTCAACTTTCAGGTGgttacaaacaattttaaaaagaaaaatattaattatgctACATATCAACATTTATGTCAAGTAAACTAGTTCTTAGTGACTGAAGCATTATGAAAAACACAGTACACGTATTTTTGAATAAGCTTTCAATTGGTAACCAGAATcctgaaataaaattaagaaataTGATTTCAACAGTTTGCTATGAACAGCCCTTGCTGACCTCAGACCAAAGATTGACGAGGTAACGTGTTTCAACATACCTACCCCACCCTTACGAGTATTATTCAGACCACTTCTTTGCACTTTTAACATAACATGGACTTTACTTAAAACGTTGATAagtcaaaatatttaaaaaatataagtaatgatAAAAAGCACTGCCAGAAGGCAtcaaacatatatcaaaaaaatgCCAAAACTGACATACGTATTACACCTTTCGTTTtgcttatatttattttcgttCCTTTCCTTTCAAAAGACCCATGTATTCTTGCTACCATCTCTTGCAACTCTTCACTCGATGACGCTAGCAATACCAGGATGAAGTTGGAATGGGTAACGGATGGTTAAAATGGAAAATGAAGCATTTATTTCTTCTTGTTTATTATACTTCTAGCTTCTATTGTTGGTGAGATATGGACGCTGCAGTGCACTGTGTCAACTTATCTTTGTTTTAACCTACCTCGGTCTCCCCCGCATCAATAATTCATTTTTATCGAGTGTTGTCGTCAGGTGGGTTAGGTACCTTATTATCCTTATCTAAATTCTAATGAACATTAATTCATGGACGTTTCTAATTGTATGTTTTGATAAAGTAGACGGTTTAATTACTACGAGTAGACCTGAAAAATCTTTATTCATTCAGAATTGGCAACGGTTATCGTGTAGCGTGTAAGCGTATCGTGTAGTATAAAAGGATGTCAGTTGCAGCATAGAAGCAACCATTAGCGACGCTTCAGTCTGCTTGTGGTGTTGATAGTCGAGTCTCTCCATCGCGCCccaccccgccgccgccgccgccgccgccgccgccgccgccgccatgtCGCCGCTCGTCCGCTCGCTGCTCGCGCTCGCCGCGCTgctcgccgccgccgacgctcaTGGACAATGCGCGACGATAGAAATCGGCAAGTACGAGAACCTGTATACAATGTGTCTGGTCAACGATGTCGGAGCCGTTAAGGGCGTGTAGTACAATCGATTTCATCGATAAATCACCACGTGTTTTTCCTTTTAAGTCAACGGTAATGAAATGGcggcatttttaatttttcaaacaacTGAGCACGGGTGCACGTGgtatttttgacattatctGTAAATTTTCCGTCCTACGAatagaaaaaatatgttattggaTAGCTAAACATGTAAGCAATCGATTAAAGCTAATAATTGTACGCAAACATTTCAATAACagggcaaaaaaaaatattgaaagtaaATAATTAGGACAGAAATGCATTACtttatcagtttttatttttttatgtacaaactAGGTCATTTAGCTACATTTTTTTCGTACTGCATTTGTAGTACAGAATATTAGCTAGAAATGCATACCAAAATCATAGCTCTATCTTTGATACTTCAAAAATAACACGTGTTCAAATATGACCCtgttaattacctttattaatAACTTGAGATAATCCCAAGAATTATCATCCCCACTCCCAGTTTTTCTTTTACAAGCAGGTAGATAAGTCAAGGGGTGCTGCCAGGTCAATCAGTCATCCCTCGCTCTGCGTTGTGATAACAAACTTCTGCTATCTTCGGCTTACTTCAGTTCGATTGTGTTATTGTTGAAACTTTTGTTAGTTGTTGGACCTGCTGTTTCCGTTTTTGTTAAAATGGAAGACGGCCACTATTCTAGTCAGCACACTGCTGACATACATTTCGTTTATGGGTTTTGCAACGGGAACGCTAATGCTGCTGTTCGAGAGTACGCAAGGAGGTTTCCTAACAGACCCATTCCGAATGCTCGCACATTCATAAGAATTCATGCACGGCTCGCTGAGAACGGCATAAGAAGACCCGCCGATGAACGTGTTCGACTTGTAGCACCCCAGGACGAAGAAGAGATCTTAAGATTAGTCACACACGACCCGAGACTGAGCATTAGAAGAATAACCAACAGGATGAATTTATGCAAGTGGACAGTCTGGAGAGTATTAAAAAGAGAAGGATTACACCCTTACCATTTCAGACGAGTACAAGACATTATTGGACCAGATTACGCTGCAAGATCAGTTTTTTGTTCCTGGATAACAAGAAGAGCACGAATGGATCAAACGTTTTTGAAACGTATTATGTGGACCGACGAGGCCACTTTCACGCGTTTGGGATACGTAAACCACCGCAACGAGCATCTGTGGCAGTTGGAGAATCCTCATGCTGTGAGACCAAGTTCATTCCAGCACCAATTCTCAGTAAATGTTTGGGCGGGAATCATTGACGATATTTTAGTTGGGCCAATTATTCTACCTGGGACAATGAATGGCCCACGATTTTTAGAATTTCTCCAAACACAGTTCCATGACGCATTAATGGAGCTGCCTGTAGCATACAGGAGGAGGATGATTTTGCAGCTGGATGGTGCTCCTCCACATTTTGCAAGAGATGTGCGAAATTATTTGAATGAGCATTATGTCCCGTGGGTTGGACGTGACGGACATGTCGCTTGGCCTCCTCGATACCGGACTTAACTCCACTCGATTATTTTCTATGGGGCACCTTGAAACAAAGAGTGTACGTCGACATACCGGGAACAAGGGAAGATTTAGTGCAAAGAATAATTGAACATGCAAACATGTTAAGAGAAGATAAGGAGATGATTCGGCGGTCTACGCAGCATATTGCGATAAGAGCAACTGCTTGTCTACAAAATCGAGGGGGCTATTTTGAGCAGTTACTCAACTAGTTAGTCATCTTTAGCCTTAAGATACttttgttatgatttttattaaaatttaaattattattagcgctttgttttattttttctccttttgtaaaaaaacaacatttttagGTACATCTTGGAACCTCTGTAACTTCTAAAGTTATTATGTCAGATACGTAATTTTGGTATTAATGTCTATCCAATATCCTGTACTACAAACGCAGAGCAAAAAAAATTTAGGTAAACGACCtagtttttacataaaaaaataaaaactgaaaaagtaaTGCGTTTCTGtcctaattatttactttttttttttttttatgaaataggaggcaaacgagcagacggatcacctgatggtaagcgattaccgccgcccatggacacccgcaacaccagaagggttgcaagcgcgttgccggcctttaagatgggagtacgctcttttcttgaaggtttgtaggtcgtatcggtccggaaataccgctggcgacagttcattccacagtttggctgtgcgaggcaggaagtttctggagaaacgcacagttgaggactgccaaccatccaagtgatgaagatggtaatgttggtgcgtagggcgatggcgaaaagaagcggcagggattaatccgaacaattcctcggagcactccccgTTATACATGCGATAGAAAATGCAGAGCGAGGCTACATCTCTACGCAGCGCCAAGGAGTCAAGCCGTTCCGAAAGACGCTGGCAGTCAACAATTCGAGCCGCTCTTCGTTGGATGCGGTCCAGAGGGAGAAGCTGGTATTGGGGTGCCCCTGCCCACAGATGAGAGCAGTATTCCATGTGTGGGCGAACCTGCGCCTTATAAAGCTGTAGGCGCTGGGCCGGTGTGAAATACCGTCTCGATCTGTTGAGCACACCGAGCTTCTTGGAGGCTAATTTAGCCTTACCCTCTAGATGACCGCGGAACTGGACTTCACTCGAAATGTCGACACCAAGGATTCCGATACTGGCTGCGGCACTCAGGGGAGTGCTCTCAAAACGAGGTGACGCGACAAACTCTAACTTTTTTGCGGTAAACGCGCAAACCTGTGTCTTGTTAGGGTTAAAACGGACTAAGTTAAGTCGACCCCATTCAGAGACTTCCTTTAGGGAAGAACCTTTGCCTTGCTATTGAAATGTTTGCATACAATTATTAGCTTTAATCGATTGCTTACATGTTTAGCTATCCAATGAGATATTTTTTGTATTCGTAGGACGAAAAATTTACAGATAATGCCAAAAATACCACGTGCACCCGTGCTCAGgtgtttgaaaaattaaaaatgccgCCATTTCATTACCgttgacttaaaaaaaaaacacgtggtGATTTATCGATGAAATCGATTGTACTACACGCCCTTAACGGCTCCGATATGGTTGACCGGACACATTGTATAttatactaaaaatgtaataattttaaacattaaTCATTACCAAGGCGCGGAATGTTTatacactcatggacaaatttagagggccgcaaaaataaagattaattattaattttgaaattactttaggtggCGGTTTTACTTGAGGTGGTAATCCAGGAATGAAACCTGTTTCTGCGTTCCTCTAGTCCATGAGTAATTATAGCAAAAATTCAAATGACAAAAGAGAGATACCAAATGATTTTATCGACAATCGATAACTGATACTGAAAGACAATAAGATTCGtttgattaaaattaaattaaaattgtgcCTTAAATATTTAAGGGAcaagtattatattatattatattatagcttTATTTATCCATACAGTTACattatttgaaatatttatgtgtatagtatgtatatgaatattattgtatggccCCTATAGGGTAGAAAGCCTCCTCCATTTTATTCCATGTTTGTCTGTTTTGGGCTGCGGTCATCCAGTTTTTACCAGCTGTTTTTACAACATCGTCGACCCATCTTGCCTTTTGTCGTCCATGTCGTCTTTTTCCTGTGGGACCAAGCCACTTCGTTGTTTGCAATGTCCATCTGTTATCTTGGTATCTTGCTATGTGGCCTGCCCACTTCCATTTCAGTGTCATGGCGTGTTCTAGTGCATCtttgatttttgttttgttgCGTATGTCTACATTTCGTGTTTTGTCTATTCTTCTCAATTTCAGGATACTTCTTTCCATGGCGTGCTGGCATGATAGGATTTTATTTTTGATCTTATTAGTATAAGTCCAAGTCTGACTTCCGTATGTTAAGGAGGGTAAGATACATGAATCCATAATGATCTTCTTGAGGTTCAGACTGTAATTTCCTTTGAGGATTTCTTTCTGTGACCAATACTTTTTCCATGTTGTGTTTATTCTCCTATCTACTTCGTTTTCGTGTCTGTTGGCGTCGAACGATATTTGTTTTCCGAGGTATATATAATTATTGACATATTCTATTCTGTGTCCTTCTACAGTAATCGGGGTTTGGTTGTGGTTGgtcattattttagttttatcagtATTCATTCCCAGTCCTACTTTTTTGCTTTCTTTGGCTaaattttgaagcatttttTCTAGTTCTTCAGGAGTTTCACTAAATAGCGCTATATCGTCAGCGAATCGTAAATGTGTTAGACGTCTATTGAGTATCTTCACCCCTCTGTTTGTCCAATTTATGCTCTGGAAGATGTCTTGAAGGACTGCTATGAACAGAGTTGGTGAGAGTGGATTTCCTTGCTTTACCCCTTTTTCTATAGGAAACACCTCTCCTCTCTTTTCCAGTTTTATTCTGTTCACACTTGTTGtgtacacatttttaattatatttatgtatttttggtTTATATTGTTGTTGCTTAGTGCTTCCCACATTGATGTGTGTGAGATGCTATCGAAGGCTTTTGAATAATCAACAAAAGCTATATACAACGGTTTTCCGAATTCTTGGTATTTCTCTAGTAGTTGATCAATAGTGTGTATATGGTCGATGGTTGAGTAATTCGGTCGGAACCCTGCTTGTTCAATTGGttggtttttattaattattggtGATATTCTGCTGAGCAAGATCGATGAGAATAACTTATATGAGTATAGATAGAGATAATAAACTAATTGGTCTGTAGTTACCTACTTCTTGTGGGTTTCCCTTcttgtataataatattatgtccGATAAGCCCCATTGTTGTGGTATTTGTTCGGATTCtacaattttgttaaataatgttGTCAGGTAAGGGGTTAGTATTTGTGCTCCGATTTTCAGTGTTTCGTTGGTTAGATTATCCGGTCCTGGGCTTTTTTCCGTTTTCAGTGCCTTTATATGTCTAAGTACTTCCATTTCATTTATTGGATCTGTTATATCTTGGGTGTGTTCTATTTTTCTTCCGTATATTACTGAATCTTCTGGAAATTTCTTATAGAGATCTCTGTAAAATTCAGTGGCACACTCGAGAATGTCTTTtctgttttttgttttgtccTGACCATCCTTTAGGTTGTGAATCCATGTCTTGTGTGTTGACAGTTCCTTGTTGGCTCGTTTCGAGCTTCGAAGTGTTATGAGGTTTTTTTCAATTATCGATTTTCTGTAAGTGTTGTAATCTTCTCTGATAGctttgttcgtttttttaaataattgttttaattcgTCTTTCTCTTCCCTGGTTTTGttttttagtagtagtagtttccCACGTCTATCTATCAGGTCCAGTGTTTCTTTAGCTAGTATTTTGTGTTTGTgggtttttgttttgttttccagTTCGAGACTTTTCATTATTACCTGTTCTATTGTGTAGCTTATAGTTTGCACATCATTCTTAGTTTTTAAAAGTTCATCAAGTGTTTTGGAGTGGTGTTCTAGATTCTTGATATATGTTTCTTTTTCACTTATAGTCTTGAGCAGGTTTGTTGATGATTGGTAAGATTTTCGACTGGTTTTGGGTGTTGCTATGGTTAGTGAACATCTAAGCATTCTGTGATCTGATGGGAAGTTTACTAGGTTTAGTACATCCACATTTGTTATGGACTTTGGAGTGTTGGTTAATATATAATCGATTTCATTTCTTGTTTTCTGATTGGGTGATATCCATGTCCATCTACGGGTTTGCTTCTTTTTGAAGAATGTGTTCATTATCGACAGTTTGTATTCATTAGCATGTCGTATAAGGCGTTCCCCTCTACTATTTCTTTTCCCAAATCCATATTTTCCCATTACCATGTTTTCTTCTGGTTTTGGTTGTCCGATTTTCGCATTAAAATCCCCAATCACAAGAAAATGTATGTCAGCTTGTTCTTGTGCTGTCTTCAGGTCATAATAAAATTTGGTAATTTCTTCTTCGCTTGAACTTTCAGTGGGTGCATATGTTTGGATTATGGTAACTGGTAACTgctcaaattttagttttagaacTGCAATTCTTTCAGATATGCCTAGAAAATttactatattatttttaagtgtTTTCTTTATTAGGAAGCCTACTCCGTGCAAGCCTGGTGTTTCGCCTATATAACACAGGATATAGTTTTCATGTTCTTCGATCTTTTGGCCCATTCTTCTAATTTCTGCCAGTCCTATAATGTCCCAATCTATATTCTCTGTAGCATTATTTAGTTCTATGAGTCTTTCTCTTGTTGATAATGATCTTACATTGTATGTGCAGACTTTTAATCGGCGCGATCTTTCCAGTTTAATCTTTCTTTGGTTTTTATTGTTGATTGAATGATTTTTTGGAGGGTTTTGGTCTAGTACTCCCGCGGGGACCGGCCGTGTTGGGAGACAATTATGTTGTGTTGATTGTTGTAAATTAGTTGCATTCAGTTGCTTGTATTTTTTCCGGTTGTCGATAGAGTTTATTAGTTTTTTGGCTGTAGTGATATTGGGGCGGGTCTGCCGCGTTCGACATAGTTTAACATACTAGGTTTAATTACttcttttgttgttgttttggaTACTGTTTGTTCTGGGCTACTCTGTGAGTTACTTTTCTTTTGTGTTGACATTTTAGGAGAATCTGACTCTTCTCTACTTCTTTTCGTGTTTTGTTGCGTTTGtggttttattattaatttatcatACTTCAAAAAggctatacatatttatttatccaTTTCATAGTATAGATATCACACTATGTTCCCCTTCTTTTTTTCTTCCTCAACTTGCCGCTGTAATTCCTTACGTTTTTCGATAATTGCTCTAGGGAAATCTTCTTTTATATAGATGCCGGGGGGGAGGCTGGTTTTCTTTTTCATAATCTGGTGTTTCTTCCATGTGGTTGTGAAGGAGACCACCACAGGGAGCTTTTTGTCGCTGGAGGTCCTGTGTCCAATTCTATATACGTTGCTTAGTTCGTTGCTGTCTATATAAATTCCCAAGTCTACAATGATCTCTTTTATATAATCCACTAGTTCGCATTCTGGCTTTCCTGATTCTTCGGTGCCAAAAAATATAAGGTTATTATTGCGTTTTTCCTTTTCcataaaattaattttctttTCCAGTTCTGATACTTTGTTTTTTAGTACATTGTTTTCGTTGGCCAAATTCTTCATCTTTTCGTCCAGCGCTTCCAGTACGTTTTCCGTTACagattttgttattgttttagttTGTTGCTCCAGCTTTTCATCGAGTTTCGACAATAGATACTCCGTGTTTTTgtccatgttttatttttggtaCTATTTGTTTCTTGCACTGGCAACACTCTGGATGTCACTGTCGCACTGACACTTGACGTTACttctaaatgttggtagcacttGCTTGAGTAATGGCGACTTCCGTTTAGGTTATGTTGATAGGTTTCGTTGGGTTTTAATTTGCACTTTTACACACAGAGTTTGAAGATCGCACTGAGTTTTATTCTTCAAAGTGTTTATTCACTGGTGTTCTACTGAATTACTTATAGAATAACGCTTATTTGACACTTTATGCACGGGAAATCGATTTTTTTTCACGGGAGACAATAACATGCGCACTGACAGTTCGCCACCGCAACCGGAAATGTGGAGGGACAagtattacaaaataaaaatattccatTTAAATAAATGTCCTGCTTCATATAAAGTGCATACAATTTAGTTTTTTAAGGatttatgaaacaaaatattataattattataggcttattattaacccgtggagcgccctaaacagacacgtgtgctggtaactagtataggagttccatactacggtaattctggggcgctccaggggttaaccgggcaactaaaatgctaaacaggaactttctctggccatataataataataataagtgcGGCCGTTGTAGGGCCCACTAAATGAGtaggcgagtcaccacctgtcttacacaattttgagactgattgtcacggcaggtgtccgctaggtTCTAAATTAGCGTAATCGGAGTTTGCTCTATTCCAGGAGTAGTGGAAAAATTTTGcactttttcagtttttttgctTGTGGTTCAAAATCGGTACGTCTGACGGTAAATTTGCTCTAATTGTGATAAAAATTGATATCTGAGGATCCTAAAAGTATCTTAATTTAAATTCGTAgtcaaacattgtaaaaaatggccgccactttgaatttctttttttttttgtaaaatcgtgttaaaatccatttttttttctatttatttacacatcacaaaaacaatacaaagaacttaaaactaagatgcGCCACAGAAACTTGTGAAAATTTATGCgtgtatttatttttaccagtgtctgatctgcaacaaccttgctggtatagtgacattaattttgacggtgggttccttctacatcgagtggtgGTGGGAGATTCATTTTACcttgtcaatccaaggtaaaatgaATCTCCTGAGGCTCCCAAAATTTACCCAtacctcctgggatggagcaaactcagaTTATGGtaatttaggaccaaatgaaggtattaaaatgatttccaaCTTGCTGGCAATTAAATCCTCAAAACGCATAAATAGTATAACTTTTTAAATGCGTACATTACAAACCTAACCTTGCCACTTAGAAATCATAGAATGTACCTATGGCTATTAGTAAGCTTGAGCTATGGATAAAGGTATTTATCTAGAACTCAGAACTGTAATTATTATGGATAAACAGCAATTAATGTCCTTGCAGCACAAGGCTGGGTTCGAATCCCCTGCCTACGAAGTTAGATGCAGCTTCGTTGAGGGGACTGCGcgtttatgtattttgttttacgCTTCGAATTTTTGGATAGTTTTACATATTGAATTTTCCCGTTGACAGTCTGGTTTCACGTTATCAAACTTAAATCGCAAGTGCATGCAGGATCTCCATATTCACTATTTCTAAAACAATTTGTTATTAGTCATTCCAAAATGTTATTTTACTGTTTGTTTTCAGGTCACAAAACGAAATATCCTGTACCTCTAAAACTTGTACATGTACCTTACCCGGGAGGACAAGTGCACATTCCTGATGTAAGAAGtctttataattaatttacagTCACTTATATTTAAGTAGTGAAAGAAATAAAGCAAAGCATTCGGATTTTTAAACCATATTTGATAGAATCGAGCTTTTTAGTAGAGCGCTGTTTTTTCAGCAAGTCGAGTACCTATGTATGTCACTAATGTATTCAATACTTTTTCAATTAATCAcctaaaatattactttttcTACTCTACtacctaaaataaattattaatattatctaaataggtattaaataccgaacaagagcatgtcgggccatatgctgagtgtagggttccgtagttactaTTCTGTCAGAACCAGAACAGaccaaacgggggctattagtaaaGTATCATGTACATTACAAGCATGAGGGAGTACCTTTAGAAGCGCTTTTTTACGTCTTTTTTGCAATAAGTCACGGCTAGACCGATCATGTTCGATACATTTTTCgattaaagtatttattaagtttatgtttcacgattttttccaTATTATTTGGACCTATGATTCAAAAATTAGAGTGCCGTGCACATTTCCATTCACCTacaaacagaattcattttagtataaggtggcttaATCATTGAAGGCTGGccgccagttattgaaaccttatactaaaacgAATTCTGCTGacaggtgaatagaattcattttagtcatttatttattgcaaccATAGTGTAGTACAGATCTTACAAACTAAGTACATTCAGAGTCAAATGGGCCCTGGCAGGGTATTGCAATGTCAAACatattttaattcaatttacaatattatattCTTCTATTAAGTAAATGTTGGTACGTGGCATGGCGTGGCGTAAATTGCTGCAGCGGCTAATGCTTCCACGTGCTTCTTTAAAAACGAATAGATCACTACTGAATGTCGCCATCGTGTAGTTGCGTTTTAACCATCACATGGCCATCTCGCTGGcccagcgctgggccatcgtgtagggGAGCCATACGCCGGTTTGTCAGCCGCCGCGCCGCACCGCTCCGCGCCGCACCGCTCCGCGCCGCATCGTCTCGCCTTCGCGatttgttcgcctacgtaagacgctgcctaaaaaaattttttgtagtttttattttaacgtCCTGTAACGCATGATTTATGCATTCATGCCAAATTGCATCTTTCTAGCACTAACTATCACGGaacaaagcctcggacagacggacatggtgGAACTATAaaggtttctaggtgactacgagaCCCTAAAACGGCACGTTGATGACTTTTGGTTCTACAgggaaaaagaagaagaaaaaagaaGATGAAAAAAGAAGGGAAGAAAAAAATTATGGACCCTGGAGGGAAAGTGCCTTAAAACCCTAAgttatagaatagaatacaatataataatagcatttatttcagtatttttttatttaaaaaattataacatgTCTAATATTTCCTGCATGATAATTTCAGTAGGTATAAGTTTATAGTTATTATACAATACATTACagagaaagaaagaaaaaaaagacaTAACTTGTACACTGTAACTTCTTACACTGAAAATCCAcgaaaaatatttaagttttttggCTTATTCCATTCAAATAAACAACACGAATACCTAATAACACGTTTAATATGACTTGTTTTTACTGTATATTTGTTGTGAAAAGTTAAAGATTGTTAAGAATTAAAGGATAAGCCCAGGTGGTATAATAAACGAAGAATTAGCGTAAACAATGAATTACTCACACACAAAGCTAGTAACTTTCTATTCTGACCTAGAAAGAGATAGCTATATAATAAAAGAGTGAGAAAACCAAATTTTCTTAGCAGTTGTTTGCTTCAGAGCGAATCTCACAgagtataatttatatttacagtaaCTATTTAGGTAGTTGCATTGCACATCACAATTGCCAATATTTCTAAACTGTGAAAAGTTAATAAGGTATtacaaaaaacaaattattcgtgGCAATTCATTCgacgaataa from Cydia splendana chromosome 5, ilCydSple1.2, whole genome shotgun sequence encodes:
- the LOC134790899 gene encoding uncharacterized protein LOC134790899 isoform X1; this encodes MSPLVRSLLALAALLAAADAHGQCATIEIGGKRADGSPDGHKTKYPVPLKLVHVPYPGGQVHIPDGACRVPRNTVGAKIKCCNSSDNPNIPPPTITVDNYVWPTINVRVVDRAGCDCEITQYCSEYYKI